One stretch of Arachis duranensis cultivar V14167 chromosome 1, aradu.V14167.gnm2.J7QH, whole genome shotgun sequence DNA includes these proteins:
- the LOC107475646 gene encoding protein PIN-LIKES 3 yields the protein MGFLELFSVASFPVIKVLLVTAIGLFLAVDQISILGEDSRKKVNHLVFYVFNPSLVGSSLAKTITLESFLLVWFMPINILATFILGSGLGWIVIKITRPPKHIEGLIVGCCSAGNLGNLLVIIIPATCKEKGSPFGDPDLCYQYGMAYATLSMAIGAVFLWSYVYNIIRISSSRLQKEGTNRVKASGEISHSETLNPAKDTLDDAYTILLPTPESQEKLKISMSKRIKNQVEKIVSNVNWKSMFAPSTIGAICGFMIGLIPQLRNVLIGSDAPLRVVEDSVSMLGDAAIPTVTLIMGANLLKGLRGASTPLWTIVGIIVVRYIFLPLLGVVVVKGAIHLGLVQSDPLFQFVLLLQYSLPPAMNIGTMAQLFGSGESECSVIMLWTYALASIAVTLWSTFFMWLVA from the exons ATGGGGTTTCTGGAGCTCTTTAGTGTTGCTTCCTTTCCAGTGATCAAAGTCTTGCTTGTTACTGCAATTGGTTTGTTTCTTGCAGTGGATCAGATTAGTATTCTTGGAGAAGATTCAAGGAAGAAAGTCAATCAT CTTGTATTTTATGTGTTCAATCCTTCATTGGTTGGTAGCAGTTTGGCCAAAACAATTACTTTGGAGAGTTTTCTATTAGT GTGGTTCATGCCAATCAACATTCTTGCTACATTCATATTAGGATCAGGATTAGGATGGATTGTGATTAAGATCACAAGGCCTCCAAAACACATTGAAGGTCTAATAGTAGGTTGCTGTTCTGCAg GAAACTTGGGAAACTTGCTGGTAATTATTATTCCAGCCACatgtaaagaaaaaggaagtcCTTTTGGAGATCCTGATCTCTGCTATCAATATGGAATGGCTTATGCTACACTTTCTATGGCG ATTGGAGCAGTTTTCTTATGGTCTTATGTTTACAACATAATAAGAATTTCATCAAGTAGACTCCAAAAAGAAGGCACCAACAGAGTGAAGGCTTCAGGGGAGATATCTCACTCAGAAACTCTTAATCCTGCAAAAGACACATTGGATGATGCATACACCATTCTGCTTCCAACCCCAGAATCTCAGGAAAAACTCAAG ATTTCAATGTCAAAAAGAATAAAGAACCAAGTGGAGAAGATTGTAAGCAATGTCAATTGGAAATCCATGTTTGCACCATCAACCATTGGAGCA atttgtGGCTTTATGATTGGTTTAATTCCCCAATTAAGAAATGTATTGATTGGAAGTGATGCTCCACTTCGTGTGGTTGAAGACTCTGTATCCATGTTGGG tGATGCAGCCATTCCAACCGTCACACTTATAATGGGTGCAAACTTACTCAAAG GCTTAAGGGGAGCAAGTACTCCATTATGGACGATTGTGGGAATTATTGTAGTTCGGTACATTTTTCTGCCACTTTTGGGTGTTGTGGTTGTTAAAGGAGCAATACACTTGGGTTTGGTTCAGTCAGATCCCTTATTTCAATTTGTGCTACTTCTTCAATATTCACTTCCACCAGCTATGAATATAG GAACTATGGCTCAATTGTTTGGATCAGGTGAAAGTGAATGCTCTGTAATCATGCTATGGACATATGCTTTGGCTTCAATTGCTGTTACTCTTTGGTCAACCTTCTTCATGTGGCTAGTTGCCTGA